A genomic window from Methanoculleus caldifontis includes:
- a CDS encoding aldolase: MLDQEFERIGLRLFREGLVGANFGNMSVRGDGGFYITRTGAYLDAREMPVYVPETGDAPREASSEYRVHRAVYRETPHQAIVHAHPVHAVAASLDTDTLRPADSEGGMLCPEIPVVTGSPGSEEIARNVAEALRDGHIVIVRGHGTFGAGKTLDEAYIYTSIAEYACRILFLSGRL; this comes from the coding sequence ATGCTGGATCAGGAATTCGAACGGATCGGACTGCGGCTCTTCCGTGAAGGGCTTGTCGGAGCGAACTTCGGGAACATGAGCGTCCGGGGGGATGGGGGTTTTTATATCACCCGGACCGGCGCGTACCTCGACGCCCGCGAGATGCCGGTCTATGTCCCGGAGACGGGAGACGCCCCTCGTGAGGCCTCAAGCGAGTACCGGGTCCACCGGGCAGTCTACCGGGAGACTCCCCACCAGGCGATCGTCCACGCCCACCCGGTCCACGCCGTCGCCGCCTCGCTTGATACCGATACCCTCCGGCCGGCCGACAGCGAGGGGGGGATGCTCTGCCCGGAGATCCCGGTCGTCACGGGGAGCCCCGGCTCTGAGGAGATCGCGAGAAACGTCGCAGAAGCGCTCCGTGACGGCCACATCGTCATCGTCCGCGGGCACGGGACGTTCGGTGCCGGAAAAACGCTCGATGAGGCGTACATCTACACCTCGATCGCCGAGTACGCCTGCCGGATACTCTTCTTATCGGGGAGGCTTTGA
- the npdG gene encoding NADPH-dependent F420 reductase, with protein sequence MKIGIVGGTGDIGEGMALRLSPKYDVIVGSREEIKAVATCDTCRETLQVQGMQCSLVGASNQQAVDEADIIVLAIPFKHVTPTLKTLTGFEGKIVVTPVNPIERTAYFYYAPPPEGSAAMMIKGMLPESTTVCAAFNNIAANKWKMLDEELDYSVAVCCDDDGAKHKVMDIVNSVSSLRAYDGGPLAAASIVESVTPLLLNIARFNRMRDVGVRFV encoded by the coding sequence GTGAAGATCGGCATCGTCGGCGGAACTGGAGATATCGGGGAGGGCATGGCACTCCGGCTCTCTCCGAAGTACGATGTGATCGTCGGGTCGCGCGAGGAGATAAAGGCGGTCGCGACCTGCGACACCTGCCGGGAGACGCTGCAGGTCCAGGGGATGCAGTGCAGCCTCGTCGGCGCCAGCAACCAGCAGGCGGTCGACGAGGCGGATATCATCGTCCTCGCGATCCCGTTCAAGCACGTGACTCCCACCTTGAAGACCCTGACCGGGTTTGAGGGGAAGATCGTCGTCACCCCCGTCAACCCGATCGAGCGGACGGCTTACTTCTACTACGCTCCTCCGCCGGAGGGTTCCGCCGCGATGATGATCAAGGGGATGCTCCCGGAGAGCACGACCGTCTGCGCCGCGTTCAACAACATCGCCGCGAACAAGTGGAAGATGCTCGACGAAGAACTCGACTACTCGGTCGCCGTCTGCTGCGACGACGATGGAGCGAAGCACAAAGTCATGGATATCGTCAACTCCGTCTCAAGCCTCCGCGCCTACGACGGGGGGCCGCTTGCGGCCGCATCCATCGTCGAGAGCGTCACGCCGCTCCTCCTCAACATCGCTCGTTTCAACAGGATGAGGGACGTCGGCGTCAGGTTTGTATAA
- a CDS encoding thioredoxin family protein has translation MAKPVLMDFFAEWCGPCHQQSPIIDELKAKMGDQVEIRKIDVGVDSEETRRYAAQYDIQFVPTLVIEKDGNLVRKLVGVQDLGTLESILKPLVEQ, from the coding sequence ATGGCAAAACCGGTTTTAATGGACTTCTTTGCCGAGTGGTGCGGCCCGTGCCACCAGCAGTCACCGATCATCGACGAGCTCAAAGCAAAGATGGGTGACCAGGTGGAGATCAGGAAGATCGACGTAGGTGTCGATTCCGAGGAGACGCGGCGGTATGCCGCCCAGTACGACATCCAGTTCGTACCGACGCTCGTCATCGAGAAGGACGGGAACCTCGTCCGGAAACTGGTCGGCGTCCAGGACCTCGGCACGCTTGAGAGCATCTTAAAACCGCTGGTGGAGCAGTGA
- a CDS encoding preprotein translocase subunit SecD produces the protein MNSETIKNLVKDWRVALLLVLIVASLVGIYLAPPNPERGLEGNLQFGLDLEGGSWLQLEFQSVVVAYSTDGSVGDLIENLQTSLEADVIRIDENHIEIRKEVSRAELEPLFAASGATIVTYHEGVSAFTADEVKRILNEKVNALGMQDARINLLTPTGSEYPQYVRIELAGVDMATAQEIVGTQGLFEIRIQTTGNQTEHVLYGDQITSVGVPQREPGTQQWGVGFTLSEAGAQAFRNAAISHGAVNNPEAHQLVMLLDNETVYSAPLSSGLAAELRSGPVRSLSASTGAGDAGLEDAMTLEIHLRAGALPVQVDIVGSGSVPASLGDQFKMTVALAGLLALLTVAVVVYYRYREPAIVIPMVAINFAEIIILLGISRYIIQLDLATIAGLIAVVGTGIDQLVIITDEVLHEGRVPSQNLYMKRYGRAFGIIAIAAATVFIAMLPLALMDLSTLRGFAIITILGVLIGVLVTRPAYGKIIMAILSK, from the coding sequence ATGAACAGCGAAACCATCAAGAACCTTGTCAAGGACTGGCGTGTAGCCCTGCTGCTCGTCCTGATCGTCGCCTCCCTCGTCGGCATCTACCTTGCACCCCCGAATCCGGAGAGAGGGCTTGAGGGGAACCTCCAGTTCGGCCTCGACCTCGAGGGCGGCTCGTGGCTCCAGCTGGAGTTCCAGTCCGTGGTCGTCGCGTATTCGACCGACGGTTCGGTCGGAGACCTCATCGAGAACCTGCAGACGAGCCTTGAGGCAGACGTCATCCGGATCGACGAGAACCACATCGAGATCCGAAAAGAGGTCTCGCGGGCCGAGCTCGAACCGCTCTTCGCGGCGTCGGGCGCCACGATCGTCACCTACCACGAGGGCGTATCCGCCTTCACCGCGGATGAGGTGAAGCGGATCTTGAACGAGAAGGTGAACGCTCTCGGCATGCAGGACGCCAGGATCAACCTTCTCACCCCGACGGGAAGCGAGTATCCGCAGTACGTCCGGATAGAGCTTGCCGGCGTTGACATGGCGACGGCGCAGGAGATCGTCGGCACGCAGGGTCTCTTCGAGATCCGGATCCAGACTACCGGAAACCAGACCGAGCACGTCCTCTACGGAGACCAGATCACCAGCGTCGGCGTGCCGCAGAGGGAGCCCGGGACCCAGCAGTGGGGCGTCGGGTTCACGCTCTCCGAGGCGGGTGCGCAGGCCTTCCGGAATGCCGCCATCAGCCACGGCGCGGTCAACAACCCGGAAGCCCACCAGCTTGTGATGCTCCTCGATAACGAGACCGTCTACAGCGCTCCTCTCTCCAGCGGGCTTGCGGCGGAGCTCCGGTCCGGCCCGGTCAGGTCGCTCTCCGCGAGCACCGGGGCCGGCGACGCCGGGCTTGAGGATGCGATGACCCTCGAGATCCACCTCCGTGCCGGCGCCCTGCCGGTGCAGGTGGATATCGTCGGCTCCGGCTCGGTACCTGCGTCGCTCGGCGATCAGTTCAAGATGACGGTCGCCCTTGCCGGACTGCTCGCGCTGCTCACCGTTGCGGTCGTCGTCTACTACCGCTACCGCGAGCCGGCGATCGTGATCCCGATGGTGGCCATCAACTTTGCAGAGATCATCATCCTGCTCGGGATCTCCCGGTACATCATCCAGCTCGACCTCGCCACGATCGCCGGCCTGATCGCGGTGGTGGGTACCGGCATCGACCAGCTCGTCATCATCACGGACGAGGTTCTCCACGAAGGGCGTGTCCCGTCGCAGAACCTCTACATGAAGCGGTACGGGCGGGCGTTCGGCATCATCGCCATCGCCGCAGCGACGGTCTTCATCGCCATGCTCCCGCTGGCACTGATGGATCTCTCGACGCTCCGGGGCTTTGCCATCATCACCATACTCGGTGTCCTGATCGGCGTCCTTGTCACGAGGCCCGCCTACGGGAAGATAATCATGGCGATCCTCTCCAAATAG
- a CDS encoding protein translocase subunit SecF — protein sequence MEFAGYDINKYSPRQMVVLPLVLLLLAGVLLGYTTLTTGLPITPGIDFAGGTAVTAFTSDSRETIEATFAGYPLLSVGEGLGNGKYIQFGPMDDAQYRSLVALINEQYPDAKIDQIGETFGKTLQGQAFLALIFSFIGMAIVVFVAFRNVVPAGAVVLSAFADITITAGIMQIIGIPLSLGTTAALLMLIGYSVDSDILLTTRLLKRKGKLDEKLSGAFRTGIIMTTTTLAAIAAMWVVATAGQIQIISEIAGVLIIGLFVDMMMTWMLNAGILKAYILREGKK from the coding sequence ATGGAATTTGCCGGATATGACATCAACAAATACTCTCCGCGGCAGATGGTAGTGCTACCCCTCGTTCTTCTCCTCCTCGCCGGGGTCCTGCTGGGCTACACCACGCTCACCACCGGCCTGCCCATAACACCGGGCATCGACTTCGCGGGAGGAACGGCGGTCACCGCATTCACCTCTGACAGCAGGGAGACCATAGAAGCGACCTTCGCCGGGTACCCGCTGCTTTCTGTGGGTGAGGGGCTCGGGAATGGAAAATATATCCAGTTCGGGCCCATGGACGACGCCCAGTACCGGAGCCTCGTCGCGCTCATCAACGAGCAGTATCCCGACGCAAAGATAGACCAGATCGGCGAGACCTTCGGAAAGACCCTTCAGGGCCAGGCCTTCCTCGCCCTGATCTTCTCGTTCATCGGGATGGCGATCGTGGTCTTCGTAGCGTTCCGCAACGTGGTGCCGGCGGGTGCGGTCGTCCTCTCGGCCTTCGCCGATATCACCATCACTGCCGGAATCATGCAGATCATCGGGATCCCGCTCTCTCTGGGGACGACGGCGGCGCTCCTGATGCTGATCGGGTACTCCGTCGACAGCGACATCCTGCTGACCACGCGCCTCCTGAAGCGCAAGGGGAAGCTCGATGAGAAGCTCTCCGGGGCTTTCAGGACCGGCATCATCATGACGACCACGACCCTTGCCGCCATCGCGGCCATGTGGGTCGTCGCCACGGCGGGACAGATCCAGATCATCAGCGAGATCGCAGGCGTCCTCATCATCGGGCTCTTTGTCGACATGATGATGACCTGGATGCTGAACGCCGGGATTCTCAAGGCGTACATCCTCCGGGAGGGTAAGAAATGA
- a CDS encoding DUF2551 domain-containing protein: MRSPSEFKREIEARLKGYLSRDRDGIRHELLKLFVKIKALTIPQIYEKLQAQFSISYHSVASMVGTIASRIGILRVRRNAEGTNTIYELKDQYVDVVAGILGTT; encoded by the coding sequence ATGAGATCGCCCTCGGAGTTCAAGAGAGAGATAGAGGCCCGACTCAAAGGTTATCTCTCGCGCGACCGGGACGGAATCCGGCATGAGCTCCTCAAACTCTTCGTAAAGATCAAGGCTCTCACCATCCCCCAGATCTACGAGAAACTGCAGGCACAGTTCTCCATCAGTTACCACTCCGTCGCATCCATGGTCGGGACGATCGCGTCCCGGATAGGTATTCTGCGCGTCAGGCGGAACGCAGAAGGAACAAATACCATCTATGAGTTGAAAGACCAGTACGTGGACGTGGTGGCGGGCATCCTCGGGACGACATAG
- a CDS encoding archease, which translates to MSFEELDHTADVLMRVRGASINEVFADAGRAMFQVMYGPCEDRGVERKVSLEAEDLESLLIDYLSELLFITEVEYAVFCTFEVEVRDTRLSATLRGEPFDPARHSAGTLVKGISYFGLEIVKEEEGYVVEIIFDI; encoded by the coding sequence ATGAGTTTCGAAGAACTGGACCACACGGCCGACGTCCTCATGCGGGTGCGGGGCGCGAGCATCAACGAGGTCTTTGCCGACGCAGGCCGGGCCATGTTCCAGGTGATGTACGGCCCCTGCGAGGACCGGGGTGTCGAACGGAAGGTCAGCCTCGAGGCGGAGGACCTCGAGTCCCTTCTCATCGACTACCTCTCGGAACTCCTCTTCATCACCGAGGTCGAGTACGCCGTCTTCTGCACGTTCGAGGTCGAGGTTCGGGATACCCGGCTCTCCGCCACCCTCCGGGGCGAGCCGTTCGACCCTGCGCGGCATTCGGCAGGGACGCTCGTCAAGGGCATATCTTACTTCGGGCTCGAAATCGTTAAAGAAGAAGAGGGTTACGTGGTGGAGATCATCTTCGATATCTGA
- a CDS encoding RtcB family protein: MLTGINRIGDLEWEVPIGYVPGMRVPGRFFLSPLLAETLEEGAVRQLANVATLPGIVKNSLAMPDIHWGYGFPIGGVAAFDMTEGVISPGGVGFDINCGVRLITTPLTEADLAKKKRDLIERLFNAVPTGVGAKSTLRVSNKDLSAILADGAGWAVERGLGTGADLVRCEEEGAMPGADPDAVSAKARQRGIPQLGTLGAGNHFLELQVVKEVPDPEAARTFGVHEGQICFMVHCGSRGLGHQVATDYLRTIEGALARYGIHLPDRQLACAPIDSPEARAYFGAMASAANYAWANRQVIMHEVRKVFSQVFGIEYDEMRLIYDVAHNVAKFERHDIGGTATEVCVHRKGATRAFGPGAPGIPREYAAVGQPVIIPGSMGTSSYLLHGTTTAMEKTWGSTCHGAGRVLSRSKAKKEVRGRELREQLAGEGIVVRAHSDAALAEEAPEVYKPSGEVVRVVHEAGLSDIVARLGPLGVIKG, encoded by the coding sequence ATGCTTACCGGAATCAACAGGATCGGGGACCTCGAATGGGAGGTCCCTATCGGATATGTCCCCGGGATGCGGGTGCCGGGGCGCTTCTTCCTCTCCCCGCTGCTTGCCGAGACGCTCGAGGAGGGGGCCGTCCGCCAGCTCGCGAACGTCGCGACCCTGCCGGGGATCGTGAAGAACTCGCTTGCCATGCCCGATATCCACTGGGGTTACGGGTTTCCCATCGGCGGCGTCGCCGCGTTCGATATGACCGAGGGGGTCATATCGCCCGGCGGGGTCGGATTCGACATCAACTGCGGCGTCCGGCTGATCACGACCCCCCTGACCGAGGCCGACCTTGCGAAGAAGAAACGCGACCTGATCGAGCGGCTCTTTAACGCCGTCCCGACCGGCGTGGGGGCGAAGAGCACTCTCCGGGTCTCGAACAAGGACCTCTCCGCGATCCTGGCCGACGGCGCGGGGTGGGCGGTCGAGCGCGGGCTCGGCACAGGGGCGGATCTCGTCCGGTGCGAGGAGGAGGGCGCGATGCCGGGCGCGGACCCCGATGCCGTCAGCGCCAAGGCGCGGCAGCGGGGCATCCCGCAGTTAGGTACTCTCGGCGCCGGGAACCACTTCCTGGAACTCCAGGTGGTGAAGGAGGTCCCCGACCCGGAGGCAGCACGTACCTTCGGGGTCCACGAGGGGCAGATCTGCTTCATGGTCCACTGCGGCTCCCGGGGCCTCGGCCACCAGGTCGCCACCGATTACCTGCGGACGATCGAGGGGGCGCTTGCCCGCTACGGGATCCATCTCCCCGACCGGCAGCTCGCCTGCGCTCCGATCGACTCGCCTGAAGCCCGCGCTTACTTCGGCGCCATGGCCTCGGCCGCAAACTATGCCTGGGCGAACCGGCAGGTCATCATGCACGAGGTCCGCAAGGTCTTCTCGCAGGTCTTCGGGATCGAGTACGACGAGATGCGGCTCATCTACGATGTCGCGCACAACGTCGCGAAGTTCGAGCGCCACGATATCGGCGGCACCGCGACGGAGGTCTGCGTCCACCGGAAAGGCGCAACCCGGGCGTTCGGACCCGGAGCCCCCGGCATCCCCCGCGAATATGCCGCGGTCGGGCAGCCGGTGATCATCCCCGGGAGCATGGGGACGTCCTCCTACCTCCTCCACGGCACGACGACCGCGATGGAGAAGACCTGGGGGAGCACCTGTCACGGGGCCGGGAGGGTGCTCAGCCGGTCGAAGGCGAAGAAGGAGGTCAGGGGGCGGGAGCTCCGCGAGCAGCTTGCGGGCGAAGGCATCGTGGTGCGCGCCCATAGCGACGCCGCCCTTGCGGAGGAGGCGCCCGAGGTCTACAAGCCGAGCGGAGAGGTGGTCCGCGTCGTGCACGAGGCGGGGCTATCCGATATCGTCGCGAGGCTTGGCCCGCTCGGGGTGATCAAGGGATGA
- a CDS encoding DUF2111 domain-containing protein: MGMTMGHYTISASSGARDLAPVALCIHDLLGHLPVTARSRDQPGVRVEDGNVIDEAYTGPVLEEVLRENVIKRVQPPAGPYKGIPVVVAPVRDNEGRAICAVGIVDVTGIFDLADLMRQNAKIKREVCGEDPCPLPTESSAAKR; the protein is encoded by the coding sequence ATGGGTATGACCATGGGGCACTATACCATCTCTGCATCTTCAGGCGCGCGCGATCTCGCTCCCGTTGCGCTCTGCATCCATGATCTGCTTGGTCATCTGCCTGTCACGGCGCGTTCCCGCGACCAGCCGGGCGTCCGGGTGGAGGACGGCAACGTCATCGACGAGGCATATACGGGCCCGGTCTTGGAGGAGGTCCTCCGCGAGAACGTCATAAAAAGGGTCCAGCCTCCTGCCGGTCCCTATAAAGGCATTCCGGTGGTGGTGGCGCCGGTGAGGGACAATGAGGGCAGGGCCATCTGCGCCGTCGGCATCGTCGACGTGACCGGCATCTTCGACCTTGCCGATCTCATGAGACAGAACGCGAAGATCAAAAGAGAGGTATGCGGTGAGGACCCCTGTCCGCTCCCGACCGAGTCGTCCGCAGCGAAAAGGTAA
- a CDS encoding biotin--[acetyl-CoA-carboxylase] ligase, whose protein sequence is MKDTAINLLKILEEAPGPISGERIAEQLGVTRSAVWKQIRELRRLGYGISSSRTEGYRLESKTNRLLPYEIHKRLRTRFIGKQIRHFDSTASTSWIGKKLAAENDPANLHGMVIIAEEQTGGVGRLGRAWVSPAGGIWATIVLKPKVPFDHLFMITMAGSIAVARAIRKEYNISALIKWPNDIFIGDKKVAGLLLELAAEADTVHYALLGMGIDVNVALDDLSSNLRDTVTTLQEEVGREVDRVALLARILREFELRYQQLEDGEYDSIIREWKSLSLTLDHRVAITTVNKTFAGEAIDIDEHGALIIRKDNGKIERVIAGDCFQL, encoded by the coding sequence ATGAAGGACACGGCAATCAACCTATTGAAGATTCTCGAAGAAGCGCCTGGCCCGATATCGGGCGAGCGGATTGCAGAGCAGCTGGGTGTCACCCGTTCGGCCGTCTGGAAACAGATTCGTGAACTCAGGAGGCTCGGATACGGCATATCGTCGTCGCGGACGGAAGGCTACCGGCTCGAGTCGAAGACGAACAGGCTCCTCCCCTACGAGATCCATAAGCGGCTCCGCACCCGGTTCATCGGCAAGCAGATCCGCCACTTCGACAGCACCGCCTCGACGAGCTGGATCGGGAAGAAACTCGCCGCCGAGAACGATCCCGCGAACCTGCACGGGATGGTGATCATCGCCGAGGAGCAGACGGGCGGCGTGGGAAGGCTCGGCCGCGCCTGGGTCTCGCCTGCAGGCGGCATCTGGGCCACCATCGTCTTGAAGCCGAAAGTTCCGTTCGATCACCTCTTCATGATCACGATGGCCGGGTCGATCGCGGTCGCCCGCGCCATCCGGAAGGAGTACAACATCAGCGCCCTCATCAAGTGGCCCAACGATATCTTCATCGGAGATAAGAAGGTCGCCGGGCTCCTCCTTGAACTGGCCGCGGAGGCGGATACCGTCCACTACGCCCTGCTCGGGATGGGGATCGACGTGAACGTCGCTCTCGACGATCTCTCCTCGAACCTGAGGGATACGGTGACGACGCTCCAGGAGGAGGTCGGCCGCGAGGTCGACCGCGTGGCACTTCTTGCGCGGATCCTGCGGGAGTTCGAGCTGCGCTACCAGCAGCTGGAGGACGGGGAGTACGATTCGATCATCCGCGAGTGGAAGAGCCTCTCCCTGACGCTCGATCACCGGGTGGCGATCACGACCGTCAACAAGACCTTCGCGGGAGAGGCGATCGATATCGACGAGCACGGCGCCCTGATCATCCGCAAGGACAACGGGAAGATCGAGCGGGTCATCGCCGGGGACTGCTTCCAGCTCTAG
- a CDS encoding biotin transporter BioY — protein MMHRARILAHSSTFIALIAAGSWLSIPLPPVPITLQTLFILLAGIVMKRYAAIPVTLFVLLGAAGLPVFHNGTAGLGVLLGPTGGFLVGFIPAAVIVGLAYERQSKACRVGGLLAATFVTYLFGVSWLAWSASLSPAQAVLLGVAPFVVGEVVKVAAAYVIGERVA, from the coding sequence ATGATGCACCGCGCCCGTATCCTCGCCCACAGCAGCACGTTCATCGCGCTGATCGCTGCCGGAAGCTGGTTATCCATCCCGCTGCCCCCGGTCCCGATCACGCTCCAGACACTCTTTATCCTCCTTGCCGGTATCGTCATGAAGCGGTATGCGGCGATCCCCGTCACGCTCTTCGTCCTCCTCGGCGCGGCAGGCCTCCCGGTCTTTCACAACGGCACGGCGGGCCTCGGAGTGCTCCTCGGCCCCACGGGCGGGTTCCTGGTGGGCTTCATCCCGGCTGCCGTCATCGTCGGGCTCGCTTACGAGCGGCAGTCGAAGGCGTGCCGCGTGGGAGGCCTCCTCGCAGCGACCTTCGTGACCTACCTCTTCGGCGTCTCATGGCTCGCCTGGTCGGCGTCGCTCTCGCCGGCTCAGGCGGTCCTCCTCGGCGTCGCCCCGTTCGTCGTCGGCGAGGTCGTGAAGGTCGCGGCCGCGTACGTCATCGGGGAGCGGGTGGCGTGA
- a CDS encoding energy-coupling factor ABC transporter ATP-binding protein: MIRIAGLRHRVLDIPDLALEARQIAVIGENGSGKTTLLEVCAGIEEPGEGTVRFLDHPTSAVKVGWVGEFPDRTLLFSRVYDEIASSPRFRHRSCSETDGRVRAAAERVGIPHLLKRSVATLSGGEKALVALAAAVADDPDLLILDEADSHLDAGTAERVRGVVRESTAAHVLWCTQSMETAAGADYLLFMAAGAVRHHGTPEEVFSLLEETCFYPTLWRMLR; encoded by the coding sequence GTGATCCGGATTGCCGGGCTCCGGCACCGGGTCCTCGATATCCCCGATCTCGCGCTCGAAGCCCGGCAGATCGCCGTGATCGGGGAGAACGGGAGCGGCAAGACCACGCTCCTTGAAGTCTGTGCCGGGATCGAGGAGCCCGGCGAAGGGACGGTCCGGTTCCTCGATCACCCGACTTCCGCCGTGAAGGTCGGGTGGGTGGGGGAGTTTCCGGACCGGACGCTCCTCTTCTCCCGGGTCTATGACGAGATCGCGTCGTCTCCCCGGTTCCGCCACCGCTCCTGCTCCGAGACCGACGGGCGGGTCCGGGCGGCCGCCGAGCGGGTCGGCATCCCGCACCTTCTCAAGAGATCGGTCGCGACGCTATCGGGGGGCGAGAAAGCCCTCGTCGCGCTCGCTGCGGCCGTCGCCGACGATCCCGATCTGCTCATCCTGGACGAGGCCGACTCGCACCTCGACGCCGGGACGGCGGAACGTGTGAGGGGGGTCGTCCGGGAGAGCACGGCGGCTCACGTCCTCTGGTGTACCCAGTCGATGGAGACGGCGGCCGGAGCGGACTATCTCCTCTTCATGGCAGCCGGTGCGGTCCGGCACCACGGCACACCCGAGGAGGTCTTCTCGCTGCTTGAGGAGACCTGCTTCTATCCCACGCTCTGGAGGATGCTCCGGTGA
- a CDS encoding ATP-binding cassette domain-containing protein, translated as MRVEVEGLRFSRGSFTLRGDGTFGEGVHLVSGPVGSGKSTLALLLAGLLSPTGGAIRQHGVSSTLLLLQFPEYHITSPTVAGEVRSWGLDADDVLLRADLLRRADDDPFHLSRGELRRLTLACAVMRDPDLLMLDEPFGSLDCAAKRTACRMIEERDAGITIIFSHEQAVLPRVDTISEVEAGTLTPLGSVPGAILRWRHAPSYLRYALEQGASPENIRLADAREALCRTRG; from the coding sequence GTGAGGGTGGAGGTCGAGGGTCTCCGTTTCTCCCGCGGTTCGTTCACCCTTCGGGGCGACGGGACCTTCGGGGAGGGCGTGCACCTGGTCAGCGGGCCGGTGGGGAGCGGGAAGTCGACGCTCGCTCTTCTCCTCGCCGGCCTCCTCTCGCCCACGGGAGGGGCGATCCGGCAGCACGGCGTCTCCTCCACGCTGCTCCTGCTCCAGTTTCCCGAATACCACATCACCAGCCCGACCGTCGCCGGCGAGGTCCGGTCGTGGGGGCTCGATGCGGACGACGTGCTTCTCCGGGCGGACCTCCTCCGGCGGGCGGACGACGACCCGTTCCACCTCTCCCGCGGCGAACTCCGGAGACTGACCCTTGCCTGCGCGGTTATGCGGGACCCGGACCTGCTGATGCTCGACGAACCGTTCGGCTCGCTCGACTGTGCCGCAAAACGGACCGCCTGCAGGATGATCGAGGAGCGCGATGCGGGGATCACCATCATCTTCTCGCACGAGCAGGCGGTCCTCCCCCGGGTGGACACGATCTCCGAGGTGGAGGCCGGGACCCTGACCCCCCTCGGCAGCGTGCCGGGAGCGATCCTCCGGTGGCGGCACGCCCCCTCCTACCTCCGGTATGCCCTGGAGCAGGGGGCCAGCCCGGAGAACATCAGGCTCGCGGATGCACGGGAGGCACTATGCAGGACCCGCGGCTGA